The following proteins are co-located in the Trichomycterus rosablanca isolate fTriRos1 chromosome 14, fTriRos1.hap1, whole genome shotgun sequence genome:
- the LOC134326899 gene encoding RB-associated KRAB zinc finger protein-like, whose protein sequence is MAHKSILAAFSPVLASLLPNHGSLLDLNSPQFTPETLAFLLEYMYTGTLPPSSQEKQVLCAAFHLQMEPLQQALTRRREEMDLISEPDQKKINNKTETESEKQESITETPSASSSFYPYSSDQPVPCSPSYEEVPVICHAKATGNNTHLLPTQSDNRTLDVVSKASVSTESSQDNGSLVDHFFNLCHSREDKMVKSSLINVPDEPEMVVKFNSKDITELKSNDFHLCLSPAERDQSSQSALVTSENPSSGTRKDPGCATRTSDPKVWQEIDHCVTNALVDRKPSGTIEDAIENEHQSYQFSNQRSDCLNAYKGHIRYHCLYERDFEGNLPCAVPNAEIRDSSRGVKTINTAEISLSATESSKSYGCSRTHPFQCSVCKRAFSQRGSLNRHMRTHLGVRPYSCPRCSMTFSRQYRVSEHMRVHLRSCPDPP, encoded by the exons ATGGCCCATAAGAGCATCCTGGCCGCCTTTAGCCCAGTTCTTGCGTCTCTTCTTCCTAATCACGGATCCCTCCTGGACTTAAATTCTCCTCAGTTTACCCCTGAAACATTGGCTTTTCTCCTTGAGTACATGTACACGGGCACATTGCCTCCAAGCAGCCAGGAGAAGCAGGTACTTTGTGCAGCCTTCCACCTACAGATGGAGCCACTGCAGCAGGCACTTACTCGAAGAAGAGAAGAGATGGACCTGATCTCTGAACCTG ATCAGAAGAAAATCAACAATAAGACTGAGACAGAATCTGAAAAGCAGGAATCCATCACTGAGACTCCTTCAGCCTCTTCATCATTCTACCCATATAGTTCAGACCAGCCTGTGCCATGTTCACCAAGTTACGAGGAAGTGCCAGTCATATGCCATGCTAAAGCAACAGGAAACAACACACATTTACTACCAACCCAGAGTGATAATAGAACTCTAGATGTTGTGTCAAAGGCCAGTGTGTCAACTGAAAGCTCTCAAGATAATGGTTCTTTGGTCGATCATTTCTTTAATCTGTGTCATTCAAGAGAAGACAAGATGGTTAAGAGTTCTCTGATAAACGTGCCCGATGAACCTGAGATGGTTGTCAAGTTTAACTCCAAGGACATTACAGAACTTAAATCCAATGATTTCCACCTATGTTTATCCCCTGCTGAAAGAGATCAGAGTTCTCAAAGTGCTCTAGTGACCTCTGAAAATCCTAGCAGTGGCACTAGAAAAGATCCAGGATGTGCAACAAGAACCTCAGATCCTAAAGTGTGGCAAGAAATTGACCACTGTGTCACAAACGCTTTAGTAGACAGGAAGCCATCGGGAACTATTGAAGATGCCATAGAAAATGAACATCAAAGCTATCAATTCTCCAACCAGAGGTCAGATTGCCTAAATGCCTATAAAGGACACATAAGATATCATTGTCTTTATGAACGTGATTTTGAAGGCAACCTACCTTGTGCTGTTCCTAATGCTGAGATCAGAGATAGCTCCAGAGGTGTGAAGACGATCAATACAGCTGAGATATCGCTCTCAGCCACAGAAAGTTCTAAATCCTATGGTTGCTCAAGGACGCATCCGTTTCAGTGCTCGGTGTGTAAGCGGGCCTTCAGCCAACGTGGTTCTCTAAATCGTCACATGCGCACTCACTTGGGCGTACGTCCCTACTCCTGTCCCCGCTGCTCCATGACCTTCTCAAGACAGTACAGGGTCTCTGAACATATGCGTGTCCACCTAAGAAGTTGTCCAGACCCACCATAG